Proteins found in one Aethina tumida isolate Nest 87 chromosome 1, icAetTumi1.1, whole genome shotgun sequence genomic segment:
- the LOC109603020 gene encoding kallikrein-13-like: MCMLHLYCSAAKKWVKLRRRWSSGREMDKTGATSGCPSNVASVACVTMSDLLFVVLCTFLFQADGFLLGRSGGFPKFPTDTCGSRSVHWHPEREPRVVGGEEPPYGAIPWQVELRIGNGHHCGGALISRRLVLTAAHCMADGLTVVAGAHGPPGSTPYEQTVKVEKLIPHPDFRKLGPYSHDIAVLLLASPGVKLNRLVRPACFAYESPPPGTWCEVSGWGASDPLAPDRLSPVLKSAAVPLLSLDTCRKDGIYGGRQQPILDSMLCAGHLRGGIDACGGDSGGPLVCEKDGRHELAGIVSWGDGCAKKDRPGVYTRVSSFLPWIRECAQDLGVDYDF, translated from the coding sequence ATGTGCATGCTGCATCTGTACTGTTCCGCCGCCAAAAAATGGGTAAAACTTCGACGGCGGTGGAGTAGTGGGCGAGAGATGGATAAAACCGGTGCAACCAGCGGGTGTCCGTCGAATGTGGCGAGCGTCGCGTGCGTGACCATGTCTGATCTTCTCTTCGTCGTGCTCTGCACCTTCCTGTTTCAAGCGGACGGTTTCTTGCTCGGCAGAAGCGGCGGCTTTCCGAAGTTCCCAACGGACACATGTGGCTCCAGGTCCGTCCATTGGCATCCGGAACGGGAACCGAGGGTTGTAGGTGGTGAAGAGCCACCCTACGGCGCGATACCATGGCAAGTCGAATTGAGAATCGGCAACGGTCACCATTGTGGCGGCGCCTTAATCAGCAGACGGTTGGTTTTAACCGCCGCCCATTGTATGGCGGATGGTCTGACTGTGGTGGCCGGCGCGCACGGGCCTCCTGGTTCGACCCCATACGAACAGACCGTCAAGGTGGAGAAACTGATCCCGCATCCGGACTTTCGCAAGCTGGGACCGTATAGTCACGACATCGCTGTGCTTTTGTTGGCATCTCCTGGCGTCAAACTCAACAGGTTGGTGAGACCAGCATGTTTCGCTTATGAATCTCCACCGCCCGGAACGTGGTGTGAAGTCTCGGGTTGGGGTGCAAGCGATCCTTTGGCTCCTGATCGTCTGTCACCTGTTTTAAAATCGGCAGCCGTTCCTCTTTTGTCACTGGACACTTGTCGCAAAGATGGAATCTACGGGGGTCGTCAACAGCCCATTCTAGACTCTATGCTTTGTGCAGGCCATTTAAGAGGAGGAATTGATGCATGCGGTGGTGATTCTGGAGGTCCATTGGTTTGTGAAAAAGATGGACGTCATGAACTGGCAGGTATCGTTTCATGGGGTGATGGATGTGCCAAAAAGGATAGACCTGGTGTTTATACCAGGGTTTCTAGCTTTTTGCCATGGATCAGGGAATGTGCTCAGGATTTAGGAGTAGATTATGACTTCTAA
- the LOC109603900 gene encoding uncharacterized protein LOC109603900 isoform X2, with protein sequence MVDNNSIIEGSVKFRDGKKWKSRWCVVTKLSPVADCLHLQLYRDSKDRYKQGQTKASLSLEHFLGLETGFTLDKESNTVAILCQDLVVVLAFDNRERLMQWQVKLSTHLSDGPHFLVLVSSAPAKSRLPPGPARLHVQERGFCLTTGVPPRVAGQWLISNLRRYGVVEGKFCFEGGSRCMKGEGLYILLTDQGEEITSTLKVAATGQLHASRRRPVSRNMSGNITNVNRVKIYANTDVFTVMDSPRRPALRTTGGVALELSEASLNSRADSPYTDLESNYGCGDSISNDGWNGPSIERCMSCISKLGAMSRSSTATVTIGAPCWEHTCDRHSISSSSDSSGWSQAVTKPPARPPKPPSASPSPKKPAVPPPSTYDNYDVPKIPYPVEPKAEELYDTPRKLKECMTGYGFDTIQKACGCVVRLRQPEPERPCVCQRLMSCWSATDDVHAVYATVDYSKKAHRNQPTATANNYANITPINPSNQTTTTAPAPSNNYENMEFAQTLQLYENSKEIQEKAKQLCHKCGHAQDDYLMMEPSNKPTQPHPGYIPMSPAVKQRLGKVLSNSNPNLGPALDRSNKPSGSAMLHANVYQRRQILDSTDNLDLLKRRRSNSADSSTSRCEPEPEPEPESSPCHCAQSIAVRRSSSVPCKSNRDSSSSNDSGVFELPRRTTICPANITLPRRSKSSDPLRDLSFQFNKADGKSASAEAEVPVCPSGSTSSGTSDMSDYFETLSLSSHSSSDAPPPSCTLRPRSGNEYLSLQRLIAPVPEERH encoded by the exons ACTGTTTACATCTGCAACTGTACAGGGACTCCAAGGACAGATACAAGCAAGGTCAGACCAAGGCCTCGCTGTCGTTGGAACACTTCCTGGGATTGGAGACTGGTTTTACATTAGATAAGGAATCAAACACGGTAGCCATTTTGTGCCAAGACTTGGTCGTCGTACTCGCTTTCGACAATCGCGAACGATTGATGCAATGGCAG GTGAAACTGAGCACTCACCTGAGCGACGGCCCACATTTTCTGGTGCTCGTTTCTTCGGCACCGGCAAAGTCAAGGTTGCCACCAGGTCCGGCACGTCTTCATGTTCAAGAACGAGGTTTTTGCCTGACCACTGGCGTACCTCCCAGAGTCGCCGGACAATGGCTTATCAGTAATCTAAGACGGTATGGAGTGGTGGAGGGCAAGTTCTGCTTCGAGGGCGGCTCCAGGTGCATGAAGGGTGAAGGTCTATATATTCTACTCACGGATCAAGGCGAGGAAATTACTTCTACACTGAAGGTCGCTGCTACTGGACAATTGCATGCTTCCAGAAGGAGACCTGTCTCCAGGAATATGTCAGGTAACATCACAAATGTAAACCGCGTTAAAATATACGCTAACACAGACGTTTTTACAGTTATGGATAGTCCAAGACGTCCAGCGTTGAGGACAACAGGTGGCGTGGCTTTGGAACTGAGTGAGGCCAGTTTAAATTCCAGAGCCGATTCTCCATACACAGACTTGGAGAGCAACTATGGATGCGGTGACAGCATATCAAATGATGGATGGAACGGTCCATCAATTGAACGATGCATGAGTTGCATTAGTAAACTAGGAGCCATGTCAAG GTCTTCCACTGCTACAGTAACAATTGGGGCACCCTGTTGGGAACACACTTGCGACAGACATTCAATCAGTAGTAGTTCTGACAGCAGCGGTTGGAGTCAGGCTGTTACCAAACCACCGGCCAGACCGCCAAAACCACCGTCGGCTTCTCCGTCTCCCAAAAAACCTGCCGTTCCTCCACCGTCCACTTATGACAACTATGACGTACCCAAAATACCATACCCAGtg GAGCCGAAGGCTGAAGAGTTATACGATACaccaagaaaattaaaggagTGCATGACCGGTTACGGCTTCGACACGATTCAAAAAGCTTGTGGTTGTGTAGTTAGATTGAGACAACCAGAGCCAGAACGCCCTTGCGTCTGTCAACGTCTGATGTCCTGCTGGTCAGCTACAGATGACGTGCATGCAGTCTACGCTACCGTCGATTACAGCAAAAAAGCTCATAGAAATCAACCGACTGCCACTGCCAATAATTATGCCAATATAACACCGATCAATCCATCGAATCAGACCACAACGACGGCTCCTGCACCGTCCAACAATTACGAGAACATGGAGTTTGCTCAAACATTGCAGCTGTACGAAAACAGCAAGGAGATACAGGAGAAAGCCAAGCAGTTGTGTCACAAATGCGGACACGCTCAAGACGACTATTTGATGATGGAACCGTCAAACAAGCCTACACAACCACATCCAGGGTACATACCCATGTCGCCAGCCGTAAAGCAACGATTGGGCAAAGTTTTGTCCAACAGCAATCCCAATTTGGGTCCGGCTTTAGACAGATCTAACAAACCGTCTGGTTCAGCTATGTTGCACGCTAATGTATACCAAAGGAGGCAAATATTGGACTCCACTGACAACTTAGACTTGCTCAAACGCAGAAGGTCCAACTCGGCCGATTCATCGACAAGCAGATGCGAACCAGAGCCAGAACCGGAACCAGAGTCGTCTCCGTGCCACTGCGCCCAATCGATCGCCGTCCGTCGCTCGTCTTCAGTCCCATGCAAATCAAACCGCGACTCTTCCAGCTCCAACGACTCGGGCGTTTTCGAACTGCCCCGCAGAACCACAATCTGTCCCGCCAACATAACTCTACCACGTCGTTCCAAATCGTCGGATCCGCTCAGGGACCTGAGCTTCCAGTTCAACAAGGCTGATGGCAAGTCGGCCAGTGCCGAGGCTGAAGTGCCGGTTTGTCCTTCGGGATCCACCAGCAGTGGCACCTCTGACATGTCGGATTACTTCGAGACGTTGAGCCTGAGCTCGCACAGTTCCAGCGATGCTCCACCGCCCAGTTGCACGCTCAGGCCGCGTTCAGGCAACGAATACCTGAGTCTGCAGAGACTCATCGCTCCCGTTCCTGAGGAGCGGCACTAA
- the LOC109603900 gene encoding uncharacterized protein LOC109603900 isoform X3: MVDNNSIIEGSVKFRDGKKWKSRWCVVTKLSPVADCLHLQLYRDSKDRYKQGQTKASLSLEHFLGLETGFTLDKESNTVAILCQDLVVVLAFDNRERLMQWQVKLSTHLSDGPHFLVLVSSAPAKSRLPPGPARLHVQERGFCLTTGVPPRVAGQWLISNLRRYGVVEGKFCFEGGSRCMKGEGLYILLTDQGEEITSTLKVAATGQLHASRRRPVSRNMSVMDSPRRPALRTTGGVALELSEASLNSRADSPYTDLESNYGCGDSISNDGWNGPSIERCMSCISKLGAMSRSSTATVTIGAPCWEHTCDRHSISSSSDSSGWSQAVTKPPARPPKPPSASPSPKKPAVPPPSTYDNYDVPKIPYPVEPKAEELYDTPRKLKECMTGYGFDTIQKACGCVVRLRQPEPERPCVCQRLMSCWSATDDVHAVYATVDYSKKAHRNQPTATANNYANITPINPSNQTTTTAPAPSNNYENMEFAQTLQLYENSKEIQEKAKQLCHKCGHAQDDYLMMEPSNKPTQPHPGYIPMSPAVKQRLGKVLSNSNPNLGPALDRSNKPSGSAMLHANVYQRRQILDSTDNLDLLKRRRSNSADSSTSRCEPEPEPEPESSPCHCAQSIAVRRSSSVPCKSNRDSSSSNDSGVFELPRRTTICPANITLPRRSKSSDPLRDLSFQFNKADGKSASAEAEVPVCPSGSTSSGTSDMSDYFETLSLSSHSSSDAPPPSCTLRPRSGNEYLSLQRLIAPVPEERH; this comes from the exons ACTGTTTACATCTGCAACTGTACAGGGACTCCAAGGACAGATACAAGCAAGGTCAGACCAAGGCCTCGCTGTCGTTGGAACACTTCCTGGGATTGGAGACTGGTTTTACATTAGATAAGGAATCAAACACGGTAGCCATTTTGTGCCAAGACTTGGTCGTCGTACTCGCTTTCGACAATCGCGAACGATTGATGCAATGGCAG GTGAAACTGAGCACTCACCTGAGCGACGGCCCACATTTTCTGGTGCTCGTTTCTTCGGCACCGGCAAAGTCAAGGTTGCCACCAGGTCCGGCACGTCTTCATGTTCAAGAACGAGGTTTTTGCCTGACCACTGGCGTACCTCCCAGAGTCGCCGGACAATGGCTTATCAGTAATCTAAGACGGTATGGAGTGGTGGAGGGCAAGTTCTGCTTCGAGGGCGGCTCCAGGTGCATGAAGGGTGAAGGTCTATATATTCTACTCACGGATCAAGGCGAGGAAATTACTTCTACACTGAAGGTCGCTGCTACTGGACAATTGCATGCTTCCAGAAGGAGACCTGTCTCCAGGAATATGTCAG TTATGGATAGTCCAAGACGTCCAGCGTTGAGGACAACAGGTGGCGTGGCTTTGGAACTGAGTGAGGCCAGTTTAAATTCCAGAGCCGATTCTCCATACACAGACTTGGAGAGCAACTATGGATGCGGTGACAGCATATCAAATGATGGATGGAACGGTCCATCAATTGAACGATGCATGAGTTGCATTAGTAAACTAGGAGCCATGTCAAG GTCTTCCACTGCTACAGTAACAATTGGGGCACCCTGTTGGGAACACACTTGCGACAGACATTCAATCAGTAGTAGTTCTGACAGCAGCGGTTGGAGTCAGGCTGTTACCAAACCACCGGCCAGACCGCCAAAACCACCGTCGGCTTCTCCGTCTCCCAAAAAACCTGCCGTTCCTCCACCGTCCACTTATGACAACTATGACGTACCCAAAATACCATACCCAGtg GAGCCGAAGGCTGAAGAGTTATACGATACaccaagaaaattaaaggagTGCATGACCGGTTACGGCTTCGACACGATTCAAAAAGCTTGTGGTTGTGTAGTTAGATTGAGACAACCAGAGCCAGAACGCCCTTGCGTCTGTCAACGTCTGATGTCCTGCTGGTCAGCTACAGATGACGTGCATGCAGTCTACGCTACCGTCGATTACAGCAAAAAAGCTCATAGAAATCAACCGACTGCCACTGCCAATAATTATGCCAATATAACACCGATCAATCCATCGAATCAGACCACAACGACGGCTCCTGCACCGTCCAACAATTACGAGAACATGGAGTTTGCTCAAACATTGCAGCTGTACGAAAACAGCAAGGAGATACAGGAGAAAGCCAAGCAGTTGTGTCACAAATGCGGACACGCTCAAGACGACTATTTGATGATGGAACCGTCAAACAAGCCTACACAACCACATCCAGGGTACATACCCATGTCGCCAGCCGTAAAGCAACGATTGGGCAAAGTTTTGTCCAACAGCAATCCCAATTTGGGTCCGGCTTTAGACAGATCTAACAAACCGTCTGGTTCAGCTATGTTGCACGCTAATGTATACCAAAGGAGGCAAATATTGGACTCCACTGACAACTTAGACTTGCTCAAACGCAGAAGGTCCAACTCGGCCGATTCATCGACAAGCAGATGCGAACCAGAGCCAGAACCGGAACCAGAGTCGTCTCCGTGCCACTGCGCCCAATCGATCGCCGTCCGTCGCTCGTCTTCAGTCCCATGCAAATCAAACCGCGACTCTTCCAGCTCCAACGACTCGGGCGTTTTCGAACTGCCCCGCAGAACCACAATCTGTCCCGCCAACATAACTCTACCACGTCGTTCCAAATCGTCGGATCCGCTCAGGGACCTGAGCTTCCAGTTCAACAAGGCTGATGGCAAGTCGGCCAGTGCCGAGGCTGAAGTGCCGGTTTGTCCTTCGGGATCCACCAGCAGTGGCACCTCTGACATGTCGGATTACTTCGAGACGTTGAGCCTGAGCTCGCACAGTTCCAGCGATGCTCCACCGCCCAGTTGCACGCTCAGGCCGCGTTCAGGCAACGAATACCTGAGTCTGCAGAGACTCATCGCTCCCGTTCCTGAGGAGCGGCACTAA